The Bacteroidia bacterium genome contains the following window.
CCGGCTTTGCTGTTGGTTTGCCGGGTTTACTTGGCGTTGAAACCTGTGCCGGACTTTGAACCGGTTTTGGAGCCGGAGCCGGTTTTACCGTGGAGGTTTTTTCCTTGGCTGTTTTTTCTTTAGAGGTTTGTGCAGATACATTGGCCGATACAAAAACGGCAGCTAAGGTGGCTAAAAGGATGTTTTTCATTTTTCGATTTTGTTTGAGTGTAAAAGTATGATTTCCTCCAAAACAACAATCGTGCAAAATTTTAAATTTGCCTACACTAAAATGTCAGTCTGTTCCCATGCGTGTATTTTTAATTCCGGGTTTTGGCGAGAATGAATCCATCTTTGAACCGCTTTTACCTTTTTTGTCATACGATACCGTGCATGTGGATGTATGGAAGCATTTAGCCTCCTTTACCGGAGAAACACTCCACGTTCGAACTTTTGTTCAACACCTGAACCGGGAGCTTCAAATTCGTTCAACAGATTTGATTATTGGACATTCCATGGGTGGCTGGATAGGAATTCATTTAAAACAGGAAACCGGTTGCCGCCTTATTCAAATAGCATCCTGGACCAACCCTCATAAAGTAATTTTGCCTATTCAAAACCGCAAAGTCCTTTATTTCCTGGTTCAATCCGGATTGTATATTAACAAACTTACCAAGGCTATTTTGATCTGGAAGTTTTATAAAAACCTCCCCTCCAGGTCTATTATGGAAGCTACTTTAACTCGGCTGATACAAACGGATAAATCCTTGGTAGTAAAGCAACTTCAACTTATTTTAGAGCCTTCCCCAACCTGCACTGTACTCCCCGATCTGCGCATTCATACCCGACGAGATCCCATTATTCGAAAACCGGATGAAGATTATTTCGAGGTTTCAGGCGACCATTTTGCCCTGTATACCAATCCCAAAGAGGTTGCACGGGGTATTTTATCTTACCTCCAACGGTAGGTTTTAACCATACCTTTTCAACTCGATTAAAAACCTGAATAAAAACCTATACTGATGGGCTAGGAGTGTTTTGTTCCTGCTTTAGCGTTTTCCTTATATCTTAAAACACTTAAAACCAGCACAGTGCAACAGAATGCAATTATTCCACCGGCAATGGTATCAATTAAAAAATGCTGGTTGAGGTAAATTCTGGAGAGGCAAACCAGAATGGCTGCTATTCCCAAAATGAATTTCAAACCCTGGCGGTGAGTAAAACTTGCCAGTACGAAAAATAAACATATCGCCCCGGCCGAATGTCCGCTCGGAAAACTTCCATCGACCAATAAGTTCACCCCCTGAACCCGGTATAAATCCTGGCCATAGAAAAAGTCGTGGGGCCTATGATTTTGTGGAATAGCTCTTT
Protein-coding sequences here:
- a CDS encoding phosphatase PAP2 family protein; translated protein: MVTDISEHIKTIIKENLAFLLPGFLFWSGGGFWLYLSNKRDIHLWFDKQHFPIGDYLFKYITYLGDGFLLITVIVLLFIVKRKFSAKALLYSFLSSTLIVQVIKRAIPQNHRPHDFFYGQDLYRVQGVNLLVDGSFPSGHSAGAICLFFVLASFTHRQGLKFILGIAAILVCLSRIYLNQHFLIDTIAGGIIAFCCTVLVLSVLRYKENAKAGTKHS
- a CDS encoding alpha/beta hydrolase, with protein sequence MRVFLIPGFGENESIFEPLLPFLSYDTVHVDVWKHLASFTGETLHVRTFVQHLNRELQIRSTDLIIGHSMGGWIGIHLKQETGCRLIQIASWTNPHKVILPIQNRKVLYFLVQSGLYINKLTKAILIWKFYKNLPSRSIMEATLTRLIQTDKSLVVKQLQLILEPSPTCTVLPDLRIHTRRDPIIRKPDEDYFEVSGDHFALYTNPKEVARGILSYLQR